A window of Shewanella mesophila contains these coding sequences:
- a CDS encoding response regulator — MNILIAEDDADLRINMVEILELEAHQVTAVDCAEAAIVACERDTFDIALMDLLMPGMTGVEAISNLRQLNPFLAIVIITAYATVDTAVDAMKKGADSVMTKPFNAGELLMTIKRSIAEKQLLKSASDIDPDSVYAALANPLRRQTLKQLGTHKQLKFMDLCRLVDVEDHTKFNFHLRQLKKAGLVQQNENKLYLLTTTGQFVLQNHNLS, encoded by the coding sequence GTGAATATTTTAATTGCTGAAGATGATGCCGATCTGCGTATCAATATGGTGGAGATATTAGAGCTTGAAGCGCATCAGGTGACCGCGGTTGATTGCGCTGAAGCGGCGATTGTGGCTTGTGAGCGGGATACTTTCGATATTGCTTTGATGGATCTGCTCATGCCGGGGATGACTGGGGTCGAGGCGATATCTAATTTGCGGCAACTGAATCCTTTTCTAGCCATAGTCATCATTACCGCCTACGCGACCGTTGATACCGCTGTCGATGCGATGAAGAAAGGCGCTGATAGCGTGATGACCAAGCCCTTTAATGCTGGCGAGCTATTGATGACCATAAAGCGCAGTATTGCAGAGAAGCAGCTATTAAAATCAGCGTCTGATATCGATCCCGATAGTGTTTATGCCGCCTTAGCCAACCCTTTGCGGCGACAAACCCTCAAGCAATTAGGCACCCATAAACAGTTAAAGTTTATGGATCTCTGCCGTTTAGTTGATGTGGAAGACCACACCAAATTTAACTTTCATCTGCGGCAATTAAAGAAAGCGGGCCTAGTGCAACAAAATGAGAACAAGCTCTACCTTTTGACGACGACTGGTCAATTCGTTCTACAAAATCACAACCTGTCATGA
- a CDS encoding Ig-like domain-containing protein, translated as MNNQIPCKKLLLASMISMLVACGSDNDETVTPPVEENSAPAAVADTAKVTTSEMVTIDVLANDTDADGDTLMLVSVDSTSAVIKEGKVDFTAGTSAGEVKFAYTITDGTDEAIGEVTVTVEAAVMPEPEVLAYVGSAACAGCHGDKHASFSKTGHNFKIQKINAGEQPSFPYTPETTITGAIDLLVDSTPNNDLGAPTSYDDVTYVVGGYQWKMRWMDKDGYIVTGKNVQYNIHNSKGELNTPDNHPADPDVMGNYKDTEFNVKYSCGNCHTTGWKRTTDVAGGDDRNPDRQDDLPGMNGTFAEQGIQCESCHGAGSFHVKAPSKDNITKIATARTTQDFLADDMGYGKAVTCAECHTRDGEKDYPSFVSHYNEAFPNGTKVGGRIIAKGGLAQHHQTADELLGVVPEDHGTYKAGDEIGPKSSMTCTTCHDSHKSTKNQDSSDGLHMNAVKACTDCHTMAFTDGGGSVGHGVMAECTDCHMPKLAKSAVTTAPKMGTSDVVFGDIKSHLFTLDLAADAKQFTDDGKYQMPWGTAKFTCGNCHGDYTDKAAALSKVHK; from the coding sequence ATGAACAATCAAATTCCATGTAAAAAGCTACTGTTAGCTAGTATGATTTCTATGCTAGTGGCCTGTGGTAGTGATAATGACGAAACGGTAACGCCACCAGTCGAAGAGAACAGTGCGCCTGCAGCGGTTGCTGATACGGCTAAAGTGACAACGTCTGAAATGGTTACCATTGACGTGTTAGCCAATGACACAGATGCCGATGGTGACACCTTAATGCTTGTATCTGTTGATTCAACCAGTGCAGTGATAAAAGAGGGTAAAGTCGATTTTACTGCAGGAACATCGGCAGGCGAAGTAAAGTTCGCTTATACCATTACAGATGGCACCGATGAGGCGATTGGCGAAGTCACAGTGACCGTTGAGGCCGCCGTCATGCCAGAGCCTGAAGTGCTTGCCTATGTTGGCTCGGCAGCCTGTGCTGGATGCCATGGTGATAAGCATGCATCCTTTTCTAAGACTGGCCACAACTTCAAAATTCAAAAAATTAACGCGGGTGAGCAGCCAAGCTTCCCCTATACGCCAGAAACGACCATTACTGGTGCAATCGACTTATTGGTTGATTCTACGCCGAATAATGATCTTGGTGCGCCAACCAGTTATGACGATGTAACCTATGTTGTTGGTGGTTATCAGTGGAAGATGCGCTGGATGGATAAAGACGGTTATATTGTGACTGGTAAAAACGTTCAATATAACATCCATAACAGTAAGGGCGAGCTTAATACACCAGATAATCATCCTGCAGACCCTGATGTGATGGGTAACTACAAAGATACCGAATTTAATGTGAAATACAGTTGCGGTAACTGCCATACCACGGGGTGGAAACGCACCACAGATGTGGCGGGTGGGGATGATCGTAATCCTGATCGACAAGACGACCTGCCGGGTATGAATGGTACTTTTGCCGAACAAGGGATTCAGTGTGAATCTTGTCACGGAGCCGGTAGCTTCCATGTCAAAGCACCTTCGAAAGACAATATTACCAAGATAGCGACTGCGCGTACTACCCAAGACTTCCTTGCTGATGATATGGGTTATGGCAAAGCTGTGACTTGTGCTGAGTGTCATACTCGTGATGGTGAGAAAGATTACCCATCATTTGTGAGCCACTACAATGAAGCATTCCCTAACGGTACAAAAGTGGGTGGTCGTATTATCGCTAAGGGTGGACTTGCGCAGCATCATCAAACTGCTGATGAGCTGTTAGGGGTTGTACCTGAAGATCACGGCACTTATAAAGCGGGTGATGAAATTGGTCCGAAGAGCAGTATGACGTGTACCACTTGTCACGATTCACATAAGTCGACCAAAAATCAAGATAGTAGCGATGGTCTGCATATGAATGCGGTGAAAGCATGTACTGACTGTCACACTATGGCGTTCACCGATGGCGGCGGTTCAGTTGGGCATGGTGTGATGGCTGAGTGTACCGATTGTCATATGCCGAAGCTGGCTAAGAGTGCAGTAACGACAGCGCCTAAGATGGGGACTTCTGATGTGGTATTTGGTGACATCAAGTCTCACCTATTTACCTTAGACCTTGCAGCAGATGCGAAGCAGTTTACCGATGATGGCAAGTACCAAATGCCTTGGGGTACAGCTAAGTTTACCTGTGGTAACTGCCATGGTGATTACACCGATAAAGCGGCAGCGCTCTCTAAGGTGCATAAATAG
- the degS gene encoding outer membrane-stress sensor serine endopeptidase DegS — translation MTLKDTVIYIGKAALFGLIMAAVFLVITPLITGNKQQNSFFQSRGQHGIELSFSQAVRRAAPAVVNIYSLSIDQSRPLNSGSLQGLGSGVIMSKEGYILTNYHVIKKADEIVVALQDGRKFTSEVVGSDAVTDIAVLKVEGDTLPVVPINLDIPAQVGDVVLAIGNPYNLGQTITQGIISATGRNGLSSGYLDFLQTDAAINAGNSGGALIDTSGQLIGINTAAFQVGGEGGGHGINFAIPIKLAHSIMGKLIKDGRVIRGALGITGEPINPVMAQILNLPDLTGVLVTDIDHQGPAAQAKLRPRDVITKFNEETVPGVEMLMDRIAETPPGTQVKMTIIRDGKYYEVPVTIGENSGQ, via the coding sequence ATGACTCTAAAAGACACGGTGATCTATATTGGCAAAGCAGCACTATTTGGCCTAATCATGGCTGCTGTCTTTCTGGTCATTACGCCACTTATTACAGGCAATAAGCAACAGAACAGCTTTTTTCAATCTCGCGGTCAACACGGCATTGAACTGTCATTTTCACAAGCAGTAAGGCGCGCCGCTCCAGCTGTGGTCAATATCTACAGCCTAAGCATAGATCAAAGCCGTCCTCTCAATTCAGGCTCGCTCCAAGGCTTAGGTTCTGGGGTGATAATGAGCAAGGAAGGTTACATTCTTACCAACTATCATGTGATTAAAAAGGCTGACGAGATCGTTGTCGCCTTGCAAGATGGTCGTAAGTTTACCTCCGAGGTCGTCGGCTCAGATGCCGTAACCGATATCGCTGTACTAAAGGTCGAAGGTGATACCCTCCCTGTTGTACCGATCAATCTAGACATTCCAGCTCAAGTAGGTGATGTCGTGCTAGCGATCGGTAATCCTTATAATCTAGGACAAACCATCACTCAGGGGATTATCAGTGCCACTGGGCGCAATGGCCTTAGTTCTGGTTATCTTGATTTCTTGCAAACCGATGCAGCGATTAACGCTGGTAACTCTGGCGGCGCACTTATCGACACAAGCGGTCAACTTATCGGCATCAATACGGCGGCCTTCCAAGTCGGCGGCGAAGGTGGCGGTCATGGCATTAACTTCGCTATACCCATCAAACTGGCTCATAGCATTATGGGTAAACTGATCAAAGATGGCCGAGTGATTCGTGGGGCATTAGGTATTACTGGTGAACCGATTAATCCAGTCATGGCGCAAATCCTCAATCTTCCTGATTTAACTGGCGTATTGGTCACCGATATTGACCATCAGGGTCCTGCGGCCCAAGCCAAGCTAAGACCACGCGATGTGATCACCAAGTTTAATGAAGAAACGGTTCCTGGAGTTGAGATGCTAATGGATAGAATAGCCGAAACCCCACCAGGCACTCAGGTAAAAATGACCATCATTCGAGATGGTAAATATTACGAAGTTCCTGTGACCATAGGTGAAAATTCAGGCCAATAA
- the degQ gene encoding Do family serine endopeptidase DegQ has translation MKTKLSLISAAVLSATLMVMPAVSQAAIPLAVGGQQVPSLAPMLEKTTPAVVAVAVSGTHVSKQRVPDAFRYFFGPNAPREQVQERPFKGLGSGVIIDADEGYIVTNNHVINGADEILIGLSDGREIEAKLIGADAESDIALLQIKAKNLTALKRADSDELRVGDFTVAIGNPFGLGQTVTSGIVSAMGRSGLGIEMLENFIQTDAAINSGNSGGALVNLNGELIGINTAIVAPGGGNVGIGFAIPANMVNNLVDQIIEHGEVRRGVLGVSGRDLDKELAEGFGLDTQHGGFVNEVMSDSAADKAGIKAGDIIVSVNERPIKSFQELRAKVATMGAGAKVKLGLIRDGDEKTVTAVLGEASQSTETAAGAIHEMLDGATLENAKKGVEITEVAQGSAAAASGLLKGDLIVGINRTRIDDLKELKAELKDTHGAVALKLLRDGNNLYLVLR, from the coding sequence ATGAAAACAAAACTATCACTAATTTCAGCAGCAGTATTAAGTGCCACTCTTATGGTGATGCCAGCCGTATCACAGGCTGCGATTCCATTAGCCGTTGGCGGCCAACAAGTTCCGAGCCTTGCGCCTATGCTAGAAAAAACCACCCCAGCCGTAGTTGCTGTCGCGGTTTCAGGAACCCATGTCTCTAAGCAGAGAGTGCCTGATGCATTTCGTTATTTCTTTGGCCCGAATGCACCAAGAGAACAGGTACAAGAACGCCCTTTTAAAGGCTTAGGCTCAGGGGTGATCATCGATGCAGATGAAGGCTATATCGTCACCAACAACCATGTCATCAATGGCGCCGATGAAATTCTCATTGGCTTATCAGATGGCCGCGAGATTGAAGCTAAACTGATCGGTGCCGATGCTGAATCTGATATTGCCCTATTGCAGATAAAAGCCAAAAACTTAACCGCCTTAAAACGTGCTGATTCTGACGAGTTACGCGTAGGTGACTTTACGGTGGCGATTGGTAACCCATTTGGACTTGGGCAAACCGTGACCTCAGGTATTGTCAGCGCCATGGGTAGAAGTGGTTTAGGGATAGAGATGCTAGAGAACTTTATCCAAACCGACGCTGCAATAAACAGCGGTAACTCGGGTGGGGCACTGGTCAATCTCAATGGTGAGTTAATTGGTATCAACACCGCGATTGTGGCGCCAGGCGGCGGGAATGTGGGCATTGGCTTTGCCATTCCGGCAAACATGGTTAACAATCTGGTAGACCAAATTATCGAACATGGTGAAGTTCGCCGTGGGGTTCTAGGTGTCAGTGGTCGCGATCTGGATAAAGAGTTGGCCGAAGGCTTTGGTCTCGATACGCAGCACGGTGGATTCGTAAACGAAGTGATGTCAGACAGCGCCGCAGACAAAGCTGGTATTAAGGCAGGTGACATCATTGTTAGCGTTAACGAACGCCCCATTAAGTCATTCCAAGAACTCCGCGCCAAAGTGGCTACAATGGGCGCTGGCGCGAAAGTCAAACTTGGGTTAATTCGCGATGGTGATGAAAAAACAGTGACCGCCGTGTTAGGTGAAGCGAGTCAGTCGACAGAAACAGCCGCTGGCGCCATCCATGAAATGCTCGATGGCGCGACACTTGAGAATGCGAAAAAAGGTGTTGAGATAACGGAAGTCGCTCAAGGCTCTGCCGCTGCGGCAAGTGGCTTACTAAAAGGCGATCTTATCGTTGGCATTAACCGTACTCGTATAGATGACCTTAAAGAGCTAAAAGCAGAACTTAAAGACACCCATGGTGCCGTTGCACTTAAACTGTTACGCGATGGAAACAACCTTTACCTTGTATTGAGATAG